In Pseudomonas sp. ADAK18, a single window of DNA contains:
- the exbD gene encoding TonB system transport protein ExbD, translating into MGLHLNQGDDELVENHEINVTPFIDVMLVLLIIFMVAAPLATVDIKVDLPASSAKPAPRPEKPVFLSVKMDQRLFLGEEEVKAETLGAVLDAKTQGKKDTTIFFQADKGVDYGDLMSVMDALRAAGYLKVGLVGLETAAKK; encoded by the coding sequence ATGGGCCTGCATTTGAATCAAGGCGACGACGAACTCGTCGAGAACCACGAAATCAACGTCACACCGTTTATCGACGTGATGCTGGTGCTGTTGATCATCTTCATGGTGGCAGCACCGCTGGCCACCGTGGACATCAAGGTCGACCTGCCCGCCTCCAGCGCGAAACCTGCGCCACGGCCAGAGAAACCGGTATTCCTCAGCGTCAAGATGGACCAGCGCCTGTTCCTGGGCGAAGAAGAAGTCAAAGCCGAAACCCTGGGCGCGGTGCTCGACGCCAAGACCCAAGGCAAGAAAGACACGACGATCTTCTTCCAGGCCGACAAGGGCGTGGACTACGGCGACCTGATGAGCGTGATGGATGCCCTGCGGGCAGCCGGCTACCTCAAGGTAGGCCTGGTCGGACTTGAGACGGCAGCCAAGAAATGA
- a CDS encoding energy transducer TonB → MITTRHKLTRYGTSLAVVLGVHAVAIIIALQWSAPHTVQLPPAAMVIDLAPMPAPPPPAPPKVVTPPQPPAPVEELPLPKLAEAPKPTIQVPKPVKPKPKPAPPKPVEKKPEPPKEKPSEEPPSETPQNAPVEKSAQPTPGPSPAQVAAKASWEGTLLAHLQKYKKYPPGAQARGKEGLNRLRFVVDADGNVLSYELVGRSGNADLDRATLDMIRRAQPLPKPPAEMLKGGSIEIVAPFVYNIEKRRR, encoded by the coding sequence ATGATCACGACGCGCCACAAACTGACGCGTTATGGCACCAGCCTCGCCGTCGTGCTGGGCGTCCACGCCGTCGCGATCATCATCGCGCTCCAATGGTCGGCACCTCACACGGTCCAACTGCCACCTGCGGCCATGGTCATCGACCTGGCACCGATGCCGGCACCGCCACCTCCGGCACCGCCGAAGGTGGTGACGCCGCCGCAACCACCTGCGCCGGTGGAAGAGCTGCCATTACCGAAACTGGCCGAAGCACCGAAACCGACAATCCAGGTGCCCAAGCCGGTCAAGCCCAAGCCAAAACCTGCGCCGCCCAAGCCTGTGGAGAAAAAGCCCGAGCCGCCCAAGGAGAAACCTTCCGAGGAGCCGCCGAGTGAAACCCCGCAGAACGCACCGGTGGAAAAATCCGCCCAGCCAACTCCTGGTCCGTCACCGGCGCAAGTAGCGGCCAAGGCGTCTTGGGAAGGTACGTTGCTGGCGCACCTGCAGAAGTACAAAAAGTACCCGCCGGGCGCCCAGGCGCGCGGCAAAGAAGGCCTGAACCGCTTGCGCTTCGTGGTCGACGCTGACGGCAACGTGCTGTCCTATGAGCTGGTGGGCCGCTCCGGCAACGCCGACCTGGACCGCGCGACCTTGGACATGATCCGTCGCGCCCAGCCTTTGCCCAAGCCGCCGGCCGAGATGTTGAAAGGCGGCAGCATCGAGATCGTGGCGCCGTTCGTCTACAACATCGAGAAGCGTCGCCGGTAA